The sequence below is a genomic window from Candidatus Hydrogenedentota bacterium.
GGGCATAAGGCGGTTAGCCGTGGCGAATCGGTTGGAGTGGGTGTCCAGATGATGACGATTAAGCTGCCGGACGGGTCGGCGCGGGAGATGGCGCCGGGGAGTTCGGCGTTGGATTTGGCGGCGGCGATTGGGCCGCGGTTGGCGAAGGCGGCGATGGGCGCGCGCATCAATGGCGAGGTAAAGAGCCTGCCGACGCCGCTGGCCGATGGAGATACGGTCGAGATTCTCACCTTCGATTCGCGCGCGGGGCAGGACGTGTTCCGGCATAGCTGCGCGCACGTGATGGCGACGGCGATCATGCGGTTGCGCCCGAACACGAAACTGGCGATTGGCCCGGCGATCGAGGACGGTTTTTACTACGACATGGAGCTGGACGCGCCGATCACCGAAGAGGATTTCCCGGCGATCGAAGCGGAGATGGCGAAGGTTGTCCAGGAAGACCTGGCGTTTCAGCGCATCGAGGTGGGGCGCGACGAGGCGCTTGCGCGGTTCCGCGCATTGAACGACACGTACAAAGTCGAGTTGATCGAAGACCTGCCCGTGGATGCGCCAATCACGTACTACCAGAACGGCGATTTTACGGATCTGTGCCGCGGCCCGCACCTGCCGTCGACCGGGCGCATCAAGGCATTCAAGCTGTTGAGCGTAGCGGGAGCGTATTGGCGCGGCGACGAGAAACGCCCGATGTTGCAGCGCATTTACGGCACGGCGTTTCCGAGCAAGAAGGAGTTGGACGAGTACCTCGCATTCCGCGCGGAGGCGGAGAAGCGCGATCACCGCAAGCTTGGGCGCCAACTCGATCTGTTCAGCTTTCAGCCCTACGGCCCGGGGTTTCCGTTCTTCCATCCGAACGGCATGGTGGTGTTGAACGCGCTGATGCAGTTCTGGCGCGAGGAGCACGTGAAGCGCGGCTACTCGGAAATCCGCACGCCGATGATTCTCGATCGCGTCTTGTGGGAGCAGTCGGGCCACTGGGACCACTACAAAGAGAACATGTACTTCACGCAGATCGACGAGCGCGACTTTGCGGTGAAGCCGATGAACTGTCCGGGCAGCATGCTGGTGTTCAAGACCGATCTGCGCAGTTACCGCGACCTGCCGTTGCGGCTCGCGGAAGTGGGGACGGTACACCGGCACGAGAAGTCGGGCGTGCTGCACGGGCTTACGCGCGTGCGCATGTTCACGCAGGACGATGCGCACCTGTTCCTCACGCCGGAGCAAATCCAGGACGAGGTGCTCGCGATTATCGATTTCGTCGGTTACGTGTACACGGCGTTCGGGTTCGAGTACGGCGTGGAACTCAGCACGCGGCCGGAGAAGTCGATCGGTTCGGACGAAGTGTGGGAAAAGGCGACGACGGCGCTGCGCAACGCGCTCGAGGCGAAGGGCATGCCGTTCAAGATCAACGAAGGCGACGGCGCGTTTTACGGACCGAAGATCGACTTCCACATTCGCGACAGTCTCAAACGCTCGTGGCAGTGCGCGACGATTCAGCTCGATTTCGCGATGCCGGAGAAGTTCGATCTCGAGTACATTGGGCCGGACGGCAATCGGCACCGGCCGGTGGTGATTCACCGGGTGATCTACGGGTCGATCGAGCGGTTTCTTGGCATTCTGATCGAGCACTTCGCCGGTGCGTTTCCGCTGTGGCTCGCGCCGGTACAGGCGGTCGTCGTGCCGGTGGCTGACGCGTTCGACAACTACGCGAAGTACGTGCGCGACCGGTTGCAGGAAGCGGGCCTGCGCGCCGAAGCGGACTTGGGTCCCGACACAATGAAGTACAAGATTCGCCAGGCGCAGACGCGACAGGTGCCGTACATGCTCGTCGTGGGCGAACGCGAACAGGCGAGCATGTCCGCGGCGATTCGACATCGGCGCAAAGGAGATCTCGGCGCGCAAACGCTCGACGCGCTCGTCGCGAAGCTGAAGGAAGAAGTGGCGGCACGGGCGCTCGATAATTGATTCGAATTGGAAATAGCCACAAGGGAACACAAAGACCACAAAGAGAATTCACAAGAAATGGTGAAAAGTTTTTTTGCGATCTTTCGCGGCTATGCGAGTTTGAGGGGTAGTGCGTGGAGCGGTTTTCCGGCCGCTTGAAAAATTGCGTTGGCGATGGCGGGGGCGATGGCTATGATGGGGGTTTCGCCGGCGCCGGCGGAGGGCAGGTCGGGGCGGTTGAGGAGGATGATTTCGTGTTCGGGGACGTCGCTGAAGCGCGGGACTTCGTATTGGGTGAAGTGGGGATTGGCGATCTTGCCTCCTTCGAAAACCATTGCTTCGCGCAGGACCGCGCCGAGACCCATCACGACGCAGCCTTCGACTTGCGCTTGTAGATTTTGCGGGTTATGAATCGCGCCGCACTCGAACGCGGTGCACGTGCGGCCAATGGCGTACTCATTCGTGGCGGGGTTGACGGTGACTTCCGCGCACGACGCAACGAATGAACCCTTCTCGGTGCCGCAGGCGATTCCGTAGCCGGTATTCTTCGCGGCATTCTTGCGGCGGTTCGCGAAATCGAACTTTTCCGCGGCTGCGTTCAGTACGGCCTTGAGGCGGGGTTCTTCCAGTAGTTCTTGTCGAAATGTCAGCGGATCGGTCTTCGCGGCCGCGGCGAGTTCATCGATGAACGCTTCACGCGCGAAGTTGTTTGCGGTGGACCCGAGCGCGCGGTACGAGCCTTGGCGCAACGGCGAATCGGTGTTCCGGAATCGGGTCCGCTCGTTTGGCGTGGCGTAGGGGCAGGCGATGCCCGAGGTACCGGAGTTGTAGTTGGTGAAGTCCCACGCGAGCAGCTTTCCCGCTTCGTCCAGCACGGCGGCGATCTCGATCACGCCGGCGGGCCGGAAGTAAGCCCATGTGAATTCTTCCTTGCGCGTCCATTGCAGCGAGACGGGACGCTTTGCCGCTTTCGCGAGGCGCGCCGCCTCGACCGCGGCGTCGCCCTGATGCTTTCCGCCGAAGCCGCCGCCGGTATCGGGCACGATGACGCGCACGTTGCCTGGAGGCATACCGAGCGCTTCAGCAACATCGCCGACTACGCCGAACGGATTTTGCGTGCCGGTCCAGACGGTGAGGTCGTCGCCCTCGAACT
It includes:
- the thrS gene encoding threonine--tRNA ligase, producing MMTIKLPDGSAREMAPGSSALDLAAAIGPRLAKAAMGARINGEVKSLPTPLADGDTVEILTFDSRAGQDVFRHSCAHVMATAIMRLRPNTKLAIGPAIEDGFYYDMELDAPITEEDFPAIEAEMAKVVQEDLAFQRIEVGRDEALARFRALNDTYKVELIEDLPVDAPITYYQNGDFTDLCRGPHLPSTGRIKAFKLLSVAGAYWRGDEKRPMLQRIYGTAFPSKKELDEYLAFRAEAEKRDHRKLGRQLDLFSFQPYGPGFPFFHPNGMVVLNALMQFWREEHVKRGYSEIRTPMILDRVLWEQSGHWDHYKENMYFTQIDERDFAVKPMNCPGSMLVFKTDLRSYRDLPLRLAEVGTVHRHEKSGVLHGLTRVRMFTQDDAHLFLTPEQIQDEVLAIIDFVGYVYTAFGFEYGVELSTRPEKSIGSDEVWEKATTALRNALEAKGMPFKINEGDGAFYGPKIDFHIRDSLKRSWQCATIQLDFAMPEKFDLEYIGPDGNRHRPVVIHRVIYGSIERFLGILIEHFAGAFPLWLAPVQAVVVPVADAFDNYAKYVRDRLQEAGLRAEADLGPDTMKYKIRQAQTRQVPYMLVVGEREQASMSAAIRHRRKGDLGAQTLDALVAKLKEEVAARALDN